One bacterium DNA segment encodes these proteins:
- a CDS encoding thiamine-phosphate kinase, which produces MHLKELSEQDIIKRLTAILLSDSPTRVAETDVLRTSREDRQPSSGSGRFRPPLMRGVRVGPGHDAAVVTPNAGFDLVITCDQQVEGTHFDLELMGEEAVGRRALAAAVSDLAPFGATPLWATIAVAASPEVRLETLEQVFRGLAWAADELSAPFSSGGWSKLAFVGGDLATTRGPIYLDICVIGQRPSTWAPGGRAGAKPGNTIYLSGPTGMAAGGFWLLTNQKTTFSGSEKLRKAFLWPEVELELGVRLWRDTRLTTCADTSDSLSEQLRLLAEASDVGVQVSEDRLLLPPTLVVVAEAMGIEPVRLALGGGEDFRLLVTGPAGLEQREKGLVPIGKVLPREEGVRLLGLDGVRRELPGPMFSHFGGATE; this is translated from the coding sequence ATGCATTTAAAGGAATTGTCAGAGCAGGACATCATCAAGCGGCTGACCGCTATCTTGTTGTCGGACAGCCCGACGCGGGTCGCCGAGACTGACGTCCTGCGCACCTCTCGCGAGGACAGGCAGCCCTCCAGCGGCAGCGGGCGATTCAGGCCCCCGCTGATGCGCGGTGTGCGCGTCGGGCCGGGCCACGACGCCGCCGTGGTCACCCCGAACGCCGGGTTCGATCTGGTGATCACCTGTGACCAGCAGGTCGAGGGCACCCACTTCGACCTCGAGCTCATGGGGGAGGAGGCGGTCGGCCGGCGGGCCCTGGCCGCGGCGGTGAGCGATCTGGCCCCCTTCGGCGCCACGCCTCTCTGGGCCACCATCGCCGTGGCTGCATCGCCGGAGGTCAGGCTGGAGACCCTCGAGCAGGTTTTCCGCGGGCTGGCCTGGGCGGCCGATGAGTTGTCCGCGCCTTTTTCCAGCGGGGGCTGGTCGAAGCTGGCCTTCGTCGGCGGCGACCTGGCCACGACCCGGGGGCCCATCTACCTGGACATCTGCGTCATCGGCCAGCGCCCCAGCACCTGGGCGCCCGGGGGCAGGGCGGGGGCGAAGCCCGGCAACACGATCTACCTGAGCGGTCCCACCGGGATGGCCGCGGGGGGCTTCTGGCTTTTAACGAACCAGAAAACCACCTTCTCCGGCTCCGAGAAGCTGCGCAAGGCCTTCCTGTGGCCGGAAGTCGAGCTGGAGCTCGGCGTCCGACTCTGGCGCGACACCCGGCTCACCACCTGCGCCGACACCTCCGATTCCCTCTCCGAGCAGCTCCGGCTTCTCGCGGAGGCCTCCGACGTGGGGGTGCAGGTTTCCGAGGACCGCCTGCTTCTACCGCCGACGCTCGTGGTGGTCGCCGAAGCCATGGGAATCGAGCCGGTGCGTCTGGCCCTGGGCGGCGGCGAGGATTTCCGGCTGCTGGTCACCGGGCCCGCGGGGCTCGAGCAGCGCGAGAAGGGCCTCGTGCCCATCGGCAAGGTGCTCCCCCGGGAGGAGGGGGTCCGCCTCCTCGGCCTCGACGGCGTGCGCCGGGAGCTGCCCGGTCCGATGTTCAGCCACTTCGGCGGCGCGACGGAATAG
- a CDS encoding PhoU domain-containing protein: MFEKFMEAWRSKGLLNQALEKTQAMIETVAKTYSYVREYLLHGVKPDVDVYGRDRFVNHLNREIRRLIAEHLVVKPGDNPMAGLVLLNVNIDLERVGDFTKNLYEVAVAYPGPILESKYHRLAELLATEELVKDGFGLTLKGFMELDAGAAQQVLVNHKNVSAKTNELINELFVKTDLSVKDAVMAVLVCRYLKRISAHLMNVASTVINPFDWVSYQYDGDPADAKELD; the protein is encoded by the coding sequence ATGTTTGAGAAGTTCATGGAGGCCTGGCGGAGCAAGGGGCTCTTGAACCAGGCCCTGGAAAAGACGCAGGCCATGATCGAGACCGTGGCTAAAACCTACTCCTACGTCCGGGAGTACCTCCTGCACGGTGTCAAGCCCGACGTGGACGTGTACGGGAGGGACCGGTTCGTCAACCACCTCAACCGGGAGATCCGGCGCCTCATCGCCGAGCACCTGGTGGTCAAACCGGGGGACAATCCCATGGCGGGTCTCGTTCTCCTGAACGTGAACATAGACCTGGAGAGGGTGGGCGACTTCACGAAGAACCTCTACGAGGTGGCCGTGGCGTACCCCGGTCCCATCCTCGAATCGAAGTACCACCGCCTCGCCGAGCTCCTGGCGACCGAGGAACTGGTGAAGGACGGTTTCGGGCTCACGCTGAAGGGCTTCATGGAGCTGGACGCCGGGGCCGCCCAACAGGTACTGGTAAACCACAAGAACGTGTCCGCGAAGACCAACGAGCTGATCAACGAGCTCTTCGTCAAAACCGACCTGTCGGTGAAGGACGCGGTGATGGCGGTCCTGGTGTGCCGTTACCTGAAGCGGATCAGCGCCCACCTGATGAACGTGGCCTCGACGGTCATCAACCCCTTCGACTGGGTCAGCTACCAGTACGACGGGGACCCCGCGGATGCCAAGGAGCTGGATTAG
- a CDS encoding Na/Pi symporter has protein sequence MDEPRADREAGRTKPQAASPFLSVLKIFGVLAFLYLFMLSIKLMGSSFKGFGQDFAEGLVAGTSSPIVGLFVGILTTSIIQSSSTVTSMLVALVATGSMGIGVAVPIVLGANIGTTITNTIVSLTHITRRDEFHRAMAGATVHDMFNICAVAVLMPVEYLFHPLEKLGCWLAGVSATGGGGGFAFMSPLNAVTDPIVDHIIGLTGGTYWLALAIALALLFVSLRYLVKLIRSLLIERFERVLHGYLFKTPIRAFVLGLLFTAIVQSSSVTTSLVVPLVGAALLTVEQVFPYTLGANVGTTVTALLAALAAGEPAGLAVAFVHMFFNVFGIAIFYPLRVVPLTLAKTLSNLVKKNRAVAIVFIGVIFFLIPVLVIFVFN, from the coding sequence ATGGACGAACCACGGGCGGACCGGGAAGCGGGGCGGACCAAACCGCAGGCTGCGTCCCCGTTTCTCAGCGTCTTAAAGATATTCGGCGTCCTCGCCTTTCTGTACCTCTTCATGCTGTCCATCAAGCTGATGGGCTCGTCCTTCAAGGGGTTCGGCCAGGATTTCGCCGAGGGCCTGGTCGCGGGAACCTCCAGCCCCATCGTCGGCCTCTTCGTGGGCATCCTGACCACCAGCATCATCCAGAGCTCCTCCACCGTCACCAGCATGCTGGTGGCTTTGGTCGCCACCGGTTCCATGGGCATCGGCGTGGCGGTACCCATCGTCCTGGGGGCGAACATCGGCACCACCATCACCAACACCATCGTCAGCCTGACCCACATCACCCGGCGGGACGAGTTCCACCGCGCAATGGCCGGGGCGACCGTCCACGACATGTTCAACATCTGCGCCGTCGCGGTGTTGATGCCCGTCGAGTACCTCTTCCACCCCCTGGAAAAGCTCGGGTGCTGGCTGGCCGGTGTCTCGGCGACCGGCGGCGGCGGCGGCTTCGCCTTCATGAGCCCCCTGAACGCTGTCACCGATCCCATTGTGGACCACATAATCGGGCTCACCGGAGGGACATACTGGCTGGCCCTGGCAATCGCCCTGGCCCTCCTGTTCGTCTCGCTCCGGTACCTGGTGAAGCTGATACGTAGCCTGTTGATCGAGCGGTTCGAGCGGGTTCTCCACGGTTATCTCTTCAAGACGCCGATCAGGGCTTTCGTTCTCGGGCTCCTGTTCACCGCCATCGTCCAGTCCAGCTCCGTCACTACCTCCCTGGTGGTCCCCCTCGTTGGGGCGGCGCTGTTGACGGTGGAACAGGTTTTCCCCTACACTTTGGGCGCGAACGTGGGTACGACGGTGACCGCGCTCCTGGCCGCCCTGGCGGCGGGTGAGCCGGCCGGTCTCGCGGTGGCCTTCGTCCACATGTTCTTCAACGTCTTCGGAATAGCCATTTTCTATCCCCTGCGCGTGGTGCCGCTCACGCTGGCCAAGACACTCAGCAATCTGGTCAAGAAAAATCGAGCCGTCGCCATCGTGTTCATCGGTGTTATTTTCTTCCTGATTCCCGTCCTCGTCATTTTCGTCTTCAACTAG